ATTGTTCGCGACAGCAAGCGGGCACGATGGGATTTGAACCCACGACCGTCGGATGTCTTCCCCCACCGCAAACCCGGCAGGGATAGAAGTCCGACGCTCTTTCCGGACTGAGCTACGTGCCCAAGGTCGTATTGAGTACGTCACTAAGCTTGTATTCGTCAGCCCAATTTATACCCTTTGACTGGTTGTTACTGGGCGGCTCGACGCGAAGGACCATCTCTGAAGATGCCGCGTCATCTATCGGGATCAAATACGCTGATTCCAGCTCCCAGCAGTAAACTGCGAAGTAGTCTATGGAGTCCGTGTAATCATCGTACGAATTTCCGGTCCTTCTGGGGCGTGTGCTCTTCGTGCTAAAGATAACTTTCCCGTCCTTGTACCGCCCAGTTTTGCACTGGATTCTGAGATACTTATCGTTCTTCTCAATGACGCAATCATATCTGTGGTTCTCTCCAAATGGAGTCAGCACTGCTAGATCGTGGCACACGAACTCTGAAAGAAGCCGGGCTTCAGTTTTTTCACCCTGAGACTTCGGGCAACTTTCACTCATTAGGTATCCAACATAAAACATGATGGTTTAAATTTGTTATCCGTGGAACCGGTAGAGCGAGGTCACGAACGGCAACCGATTCGCCATCCAGATCGCAATCGGGAGCCCGATGATCGTGATCGCGAGCAGTGCTGTCAGGTTCGCCCAGAAGAAACTCAGCCACCAGCCGACGAACACGAAGTAGAGCGCCCGGATCAGCAGGGAGTGCTGGCCGCGCTCGAGTCCCGGCCGCCCGAGTGACCGCGGCTCCTGTAGCGTCAGCACAGTCGGAACGAGATTGACGACCTTGATCCCGATCGGTGCGAGGATCACGGTCACGTTCAGCGCCCACGCGATGTTCACCACGATGGGCGTCAGCCACCAGCCGACGAGCAGGAACCAGATCGCCCGAACGAGGACGGACCGTTGTGCCATACTCGATCAGGGCACGCAACGAGGATAGGCGTAGCGGTTCGGGACTGAAACGGACTCAGTCCTCGCCCCGGCGCTTCACGAACGCCTGGATCGAAAGCAGGAGATACGCGACACCGATCACTCGCACGCCTCGAGTGAACGCGTCGTTCCACTCGACGTCGTCGGGACGGTCGTACACCAGTACGGTCGCGAGGTCGCGGTAGACCCGCGGGAACAAGAGTAAGACCGCGCCGAAAGCGCCCGTGAGGTTCAGCAGCCAGCCGTACGCTCGCCCACCGAGAAGACTGGCCGCGACGATGACGACTCCCTCCGTTCGGATTCCCGACTCGAGCCAGGATCTGGTCGAACACTCGTCTGGGTTGTCGACCGCGACGGACTCGAAGAGGGCGACCATTCGGTCGGGAAACAGTGCTGCGAGTACGCCGAGAAAACCGATGAACGGCCGTGCCATAGCTGTCCGTTCCACCCACTGGAAGATAAGCATCTCCGATGGTCCAGAGAGTTAGTCCCGACCAGTCGTCGCCCGCGAACGCCGTCAGTTCACAGCCCGAGAAAGCGGAAGAACAGCCCGATCAGCAGGATTACCAGGCCGATGGCCGCGCCGACCAGCGGCGGCAGGATCGGAATCGGGATCAGTATCAAGAGGATGCCGACGACGACGAGTATCGTGGACAGGCGCATAGCGGCCCCACCACGTCCAGGGGCAAAGACTGTGGGGCACTCGAGGCGGACGGTTCGGACGACGGACTGGAACAGTTGAGCGTAACGACTTTCCGTTTTGATTGAATGTGCTTACCAATGGACAACTCAGACGACCGCTATCGCGACGAACGCGCCCGGTTCTACGACGCGTCCCTCGAGGACGCGGGTCGGCCGGACGTCGAATTCTACGTCGATCTGGCTCGAGAGGCCGACGAGCCAGTTCTCGAGACGACCTGTGGCACCGGCCGGATCTACCTGGAACTCCTCGAGGGTGGCGTCGACGCCGACGGCTTCGATCTCTCGGCGGCGGCACTCGAGGTGTTGCGTGAGAACGCCGCGGAACGAGGTCTCGAGCCGTCGGTGTGGCGGGCGGACCTGACGTCGTTCGAGCCGGATCGCCGGTACGGGCTCGTGACGTGTCCGTTCAACGCAATTCAGAATCTAACGACGGTCGGCGACCAGTTAGCGGCATTGCAATCGGTCCACGAGGCGCTTGCACCCGGTGGCCGGTTCGTCTTCGACGTCTTCGTTCCGGGGTTCGACGTCATCTGTGAGACCTACGGCGAGTGGGAGTCCAGGGAGATCGAGTACTGCGGTGAGACTCACGAGGTCCGCTCCCGTGCGCGGATCGCCGACGAGGTCGAACAGCAGTTTACTGTCGAGACGGAACTGTACGATCCCGACGGATCGCTCGTATTTGCCGAGGAGGATCTACTCTCGATGCTTCCGAAGCGACAGGTCGAACTGCTCGCCCGTCACTCTCCGTTCGAATCACACTCGGTGACCGGCGACTTTACCGACGAACCGCTTTCGGACGGCCACTCGATTCAGGTCTGGTCGCTGCAGAAGGCCGACGACTAAGAGCGGCCGGCGTCGCACTTTTGCCCACTGGCGTGAAGCGAATGCGTATGGAGACGATCAGTTTCGGTACCGACGGCTGGCGGGCGACGTTGGAGGAGTTTACGACCCCACGGGTTCGGATGGTAGGGCAGGCGGTGGCGACCTACCTCGCCGACGAGGGACTCGAGGGGCCCGTCGTCATCGGCTACGACGCGAGAGAGACCTCTCGCGGGTTCGCGGAGGAACTCGCCCGCGTGCTGTGTGCGAACGGGTTCGACGTCCTGCTGCCCGAGCGCGACCGACCGACGCCGCTTGTCGCTCACGCAATCGTCGAACGCGACCTCGCAGGCGGCCTCGCGATCACGGCCTCGCACAACCCGCCGGAGTACAACGGCGTGAAGTTCATTCCCAGCGATGGCGCGCCGGCCTTGCCAGAAGTGACCGACGCTATCGCCGATCGACTCGCCGAACCCGACCCACTCCCGGAGAGCGAGTACGGAACCGTCCGAGAGGTCGACCTCGCGACGCCACACGCCGACGCGGTCCTCGAGCGCGTCGCCTCGGTGACCGGCAACGACGAGATTGCCGACGGCGAACTCACCGTCGCCTACGACGCCATGCACGGCAGCGGCCGCGGGACGACCGACGCTGTCCTCGAGCGCGCCGGCCTCGCGGTCGACTGCCTGCGCTGTGACCGTGATCCCGAGTTCGGCGGCGGTGCACCCGAACCCGCGCCGGAGAACCTCGAGGAACTGATCGACCGCGTCACGAGCGGCGACGCGGACCTGGGGATCGCCAACGACGGCGACGCCGACCGGATCGCGATCGTCACGCCCGATCGAGGATACCTCGACGAGAACCTCTTTTTCGCCGCGCTGTACGACTACCTGCTCGAGGACGCCGACGGGCCCGCGGTCCGAACCGTGTCGACGACCTACCTGATCGACCGCGTCGCCGAGGCCCACGGCGAGTCGGTCCGAGAGGTCCCGGTCGGCTTCAAGTGGGTCGCCGAGGCGATGGCAGACGGCGACGCCTTAGTCGGCGGCGAGGAGTCCGGCGGGTTCACGATCCGTGGCCACGTCCGCGAGAAAGACGGCGTCCTGATGGCCGTGCTCGCGGCCGCGATGCACGCCGAAGAACCGCTCGACGAACGGGTCGATCGACTGCTCGAGGAACACGGAACAGTCGTCCAGGACAAGATCAGCGTCGCCTGTCCCGATCACGAGAAAGCGCGGGTGATCGACGACCTGGGCGACGAAATCCCGGACGCAGTCGCCGGAACAGAGGTCGAGACCGTCAACACCGACGACGGGTTCAAACTCCTGCTTTCCGACGGCTCGTGGCTGCTCGTCCGTCCGAGCGGGACCGAACCCGTCCTGCGAGTCTACGCCGAGGCGACCGACGAACAGCGAGTTGGAGAGTTGCTCGAGGCCGGCGAAGAACTGGTCGAACCGCTGGTCTAGGGTGGGCTCGAGCGACGCTCGACTGTCGCCGAGCGACGTGTTTTTCAATTGATGGGTATTAGTCGGTCGTATGGAGTCGAATACGGACGACGGGGCCACCGAACTCGGCCAGGACGAGATCTACCTGGCGGTTCGAGAAGGCATCAAAGACGCACTGTTCGACGTGTTCGCCACAATCTTTCTCCTCGGTCTGGCGCTCGGATCTCTCTGGGCTGGTTTCCAGGGGTTTGCCGCCGCCTCGTCGGCCGTCGGATACGTCTTGGCTGGAACCGCTCTCGGTCTCGCGCTCGTGTTCGTCGCCGCGGCGTTCGATCTCGTTCCTTCCTTCCACGATCGGCTGCTCTCGTAGCCCGAGTGACCGGGAGTTCAGTACCGTCACGATCACCCGGCGAGCACCCCGACGATCACCGCGGTAACGAAGAGATTCCCGAACGAGAGCACGAGCAGCCCCTTCCAGCCGATTTCGATGAACTGGTCGATTCGAAGCCGCGGAACGGCCGACCGGAGCCACTGGGTGAACAGGAAGACGGCCCAGATCTTGGCGAGGAACCAGACGATTCCGAGTTCCGCAGGTCCGGGGCCGGCTGGACCGCCGAGAAAGACCGTTGTAACGATGGCTCCGCCGAGGAAGATGTGAACGAACTCGCCCATGTATATCAGGGTGAAGTACACCGACGAGTACTCGGTCTGGTAGCCGGCAACGAGTTCGGACGGCGCTTCGGCCATGTCGAACGGGTTTCGACCAACTTCCGCCGTCATCGCCGCCAGAAACAGCACGAACGCGAACGGGTTGACGAACGCGTACCAGGACGGGATCGCGACGCCGGCGAGCGCGACCAGTTCTCCGGACTGGGCGTCGACGATGTGACTCGTCCGTAACGTGCCGGCGAACAGGACGACCGACAGCCCCGTCACGACCAGCGGAATCTCGTAGGCGATGCTCGTGGCGACCGCTCGAAGACTTCCGAGCAGTGAGAACTTGTTTCCGGAACTGTAGCCGGCCATCACCAGTCCGAGACTGCCGAGACTCGAGATCGCGAAGACGAACGCGAGTCCGACCTCTGGATCGGCGATCTGTATTCCCGACCCCATCGGAATCACCGCGAATCCGAGCAGGGCCGAGAAGACGACGATCAGCGGTGCAAGGTCGTAGGCCGGTCGATCCGCCGCCTCGGGGATGATGTTCTCCTTCGAGAGCAGTCGGACTGCGTCGGCGACGATGATCAGTATGCCGCCCGGCCCGAGGTGAGTGACCGCGATCCGGTCCGTGAAGGCGGCGGTCGTCTTTCGTTTCGCCCAGACGACCAGCCCGGCGTTTACCAGTATCAGCGTCGCGACGAAGGCGGCCGCGACGAGCGCCGCCAGTAATCCGTCGCCGAGTCCGAGCAGTTCACCGATCCGCTCGGCGAGTACCGTGTTACTGCTCATCGCGTCCGTTCGACCTCCGTGTGCTGGCGCTGGTTTCGAACGGTCATCGCTAGCTTCGACTCGCCGAGGACGGATCGAGTAGGTTCGGACGGATTATTTCGCCCCTTTTTGTGTGCTCGAGCGTCACTGACTCCTGGGCGTCAGTCGCCGACGCCCAGTTCCGCGGCCACCAGGTTGGCGTGTGCCCGCCGGAGTAGATCCGACACGCTCGATACCGCGGAGTCGAGTTCCGCCGCAACGGCTTCCAGATCGGCGGTTCGCGGAATCTCGTAGTAGCCGAGTTCCCAGGCGGTTTCGATCGCACGACGCTGCGTACTGGTCAACGTCGACCCGGCTGCTCGCGGGGCCGAATCGATCGAGAGTACGTCGATCGACACCTCCGCCGGTATCTCCTCGGTAATCTTCTGAAACTCGTCTGCCGTCGTGACGAGCGTAAGGAGGAGTCGCCGATCGGGGAGGTACTCGACCGGCGGAACGACCGCGAGTTCGTCACGTCGAAACGCCGTCGCGAGACTCTTGTTGTAGTCGTCCAGTTCGTCTCGCAGGTACGAGTAGCAGCCGTCTTCGCCGTCGGGATACACCTCGTACTCGTCGATCTCGAGGTCCTGGAGAGCCCTCTCGTAGACGTCCGGGTCCCCCTCGAGATAGTTGATGGCCGTCTCGTAGCCGTCGGAGAGGCTGAAATACAGGAGTAGTTCGCGGTGGACGTCCGGATGTTCGCAGACGAGCGCGTGGATCGGGTGGATCGTCGCCGCCGTGTGGGTAATCGCGATCCGGATCGTTCGCATACTCTCCGTCTCTCCCCGAACCCTAAAAACGTGATACGAACGGCGATCCTCCAGGTCGTTCCGATCAGTCGTCCGTCTCGGAATCGACCAGGTCGCCGACCATCTCCGAGACGAACGCCAGTTCGTCCCGGTTGATTCCGTGACCCATTCCCTCGTAGATGTGCGTCGTCACGTCGGCGTCCAGTTCCTCGAGCACGTCGGCCGTCGCGTGGACTCGTTCCTCGGGAATGTGGGGGTCGCGGTCGCTACAGCCGAGGAAGGCGGGGGTTCCCTCGAGACTCCCCTCGCTCGCGTACGCTTCGGGGTCGTCCAGTTCGTCGCCGATGAGACCGCCGCTCAAGGCGGCGAGGCCGCCGTACCGTCGCGGGTTGCGGGCGACGAACTCGCTTGCGAGACAGCCACCCTGCGAGAAGCCCAGCACCAGCACGCGCTCGGTCGAGATGCCCGCGTCGTTGGCCTCGCCGATGGCGTTCTCGACTGCCTCGAGTCCCGACGTTCGACCAGGCTCGTTCTTCTCGACGGGTTCGAGAAACGAGTTCGGATACCAGGTGTTGGCGGCGGCCTGTGGTGCGAGGAAGGCGACGCCGTCCTGGTGGATCTCGTCGGCCATCCCGATGATGCTGCGGGCGGTCGCGCCGCGGCCGTGGACGAGGACGACGGCGGCGTCGGCATCGGAAAGCGGCGTGCCGGCCGAGACCAGCGGCTGGTCCCCGTGGGGATCTTCGCCCTGGTGACCGCCGCGTCGGCTCATTCGACGCCTCCGACGCCCGCGCTCGCGTCGGGCAGATCGTGTTCGACGACCTCGAGGCCGACGGCCTCGATCGCTTCCCGGAGGTGTTCGTCCTTGGCGTACTCCGCGCCGTCTTCCTCGCGGAGTTCCTGGGCTTTCGCCAGCACCTCGCCGCGGCGGTCGTCGGGAATCTCGTACTTGTCCGTCGAGAGTTCGATCACCAGCCCGTTGTTGTCACGGGTGTAGATCGAGTGGAAGATCCCACGATCGAAGACGTTGTAGCCGTGGCCGGCCTCCTCGAGCGCTCGCATCACGTCCTCGTACTCGTCGGGATCGACGCTGAAACAGAGGTGGTGGACGGCACCGACGCCGGCGCGCTGGCCGCGCGCGGAGGGACGGTCGTCGCTGACGAAGAAGGTCAGGATACGCCCATCCCCAGTGTCGAAGAACAGATGCGTCTGGGAGGGATCGTCCAGGTTGGGCTGGCGCAGGACGAGCGGCATCCCCAGGAGGTCACGGTAGAACTCGATCGTGTCCTCCTCGTTGCTCCCCCAGATCGTGATGTG
This portion of the Natronobacterium texcoconense genome encodes:
- a CDS encoding group I intron-associated PD-(D/E)XK endonuclease, producing the protein MSESCPKSQGEKTEARLLSEFVCHDLAVLTPFGENHRYDCVIEKNDKYLRIQCKTGRYKDGKVIFSTKSTRPRRTGNSYDDYTDSIDYFAVYCWELESAYLIPIDDAASSEMVLRVEPPSNNQSKGINWADEYKLSDVLNTTLGT
- a CDS encoding class I SAM-dependent methyltransferase codes for the protein MDNSDDRYRDERARFYDASLEDAGRPDVEFYVDLAREADEPVLETTCGTGRIYLELLEGGVDADGFDLSAAALEVLRENAAERGLEPSVWRADLTSFEPDRRYGLVTCPFNAIQNLTTVGDQLAALQSVHEALAPGGRFVFDVFVPGFDVICETYGEWESREIEYCGETHEVRSRARIADEVEQQFTVETELYDPDGSLVFAEEDLLSMLPKRQVELLARHSPFESHSVTGDFTDEPLSDGHSIQVWSLQKADD
- a CDS encoding phosphoglucomutase/phosphomannomutase family protein, with the protein product METISFGTDGWRATLEEFTTPRVRMVGQAVATYLADEGLEGPVVIGYDARETSRGFAEELARVLCANGFDVLLPERDRPTPLVAHAIVERDLAGGLAITASHNPPEYNGVKFIPSDGAPALPEVTDAIADRLAEPDPLPESEYGTVREVDLATPHADAVLERVASVTGNDEIADGELTVAYDAMHGSGRGTTDAVLERAGLAVDCLRCDRDPEFGGGAPEPAPENLEELIDRVTSGDADLGIANDGDADRIAIVTPDRGYLDENLFFAALYDYLLEDADGPAVRTVSTTYLIDRVAEAHGESVREVPVGFKWVAEAMADGDALVGGEESGGFTIRGHVREKDGVLMAVLAAAMHAEEPLDERVDRLLEEHGTVVQDKISVACPDHEKARVIDDLGDEIPDAVAGTEVETVNTDDGFKLLLSDGSWLLVRPSGTEPVLRVYAEATDEQRVGELLEAGEELVEPLV
- a CDS encoding complex I subunit 1/NuoH family protein produces the protein MSSNTVLAERIGELLGLGDGLLAALVAAAFVATLILVNAGLVVWAKRKTTAAFTDRIAVTHLGPGGILIIVADAVRLLSKENIIPEAADRPAYDLAPLIVVFSALLGFAVIPMGSGIQIADPEVGLAFVFAISSLGSLGLVMAGYSSGNKFSLLGSLRAVATSIAYEIPLVVTGLSVVLFAGTLRTSHIVDAQSGELVALAGVAIPSWYAFVNPFAFVLFLAAMTAEVGRNPFDMAEAPSELVAGYQTEYSSVYFTLIYMGEFVHIFLGGAIVTTVFLGGPAGPGPAELGIVWFLAKIWAVFLFTQWLRSAVPRLRIDQFIEIGWKGLLVLSFGNLFVTAVIVGVLAG
- a CDS encoding helix-turn-helix domain-containing protein, whose amino-acid sequence is MRTIRIAITHTAATIHPIHALVCEHPDVHRELLLYFSLSDGYETAINYLEGDPDVYERALQDLEIDEYEVYPDGEDGCYSYLRDELDDYNKSLATAFRRDELAVVPPVEYLPDRRLLLTLVTTADEFQKITEEIPAEVSIDVLSIDSAPRAAGSTLTSTQRRAIETAWELGYYEIPRTADLEAVAAELDSAVSSVSDLLRRAHANLVAAELGVGD
- a CDS encoding alpha/beta hydrolase, with the translated sequence MSRRGGHQGEDPHGDQPLVSAGTPLSDADAAVVLVHGRGATARSIIGMADEIHQDGVAFLAPQAAANTWYPNSFLEPVEKNEPGRTSGLEAVENAIGEANDAGISTERVLVLGFSQGGCLASEFVARNPRRYGGLAALSGGLIGDELDDPEAYASEGSLEGTPAFLGCSDRDPHIPEERVHATADVLEELDADVTTHIYEGMGHGINRDELAFVSEMVGDLVDSETDD
- a CDS encoding VOC family protein; the encoded protein is MPGNESDEAPVTPDLPDSPFHTTGTDHITIWGSNEEDTIEFYRDLLGMPLVLRQPNLDDPSQTHLFFDTGDGRILTFFVSDDRPSARGQRAGVGAVHHLCFSVDPDEYEDVMRALEEAGHGYNVFDRGIFHSIYTRDNNGLVIELSTDKYEIPDDRRGEVLAKAQELREEDGAEYAKDEHLREAIEAVGLEVVEHDLPDASAGVGGVE